A single genomic interval of Lathyrus oleraceus cultivar Zhongwan6 chromosome 7, CAAS_Psat_ZW6_1.0, whole genome shotgun sequence harbors:
- the LOC127102059 gene encoding uncharacterized protein LOC127102059 encodes MQQREKETFREYAQRWREIAAQVVPSMEEKEMTKVFLKTLDTFYYERMIASAPTDFTDMVNMGVRLEEAVREGRLVREGSSSSSGAKRYGGFMKKKEQETNAVSYNHPRRINYPYHSQHQHIAVVTPVITSAPVQVQYPQQRTNRFQQNTQYQQQHQPQQHQHQLQQRPPQQQRRTNFDPIPMSYAELYPALITKNLVQPRPRPPVPEVLPWWYKPEVSCPFHQNAPGHDLDNCFALKLEVQKLTRAGILTFKSMGPNVKDNPMPSHGPSSVNNIEVCLNEQRVTQIEEIRQSLVEIHSVLCAHGLFQHDHQICGTCSVNSRGCRKIQDDLQGVLDQGLIQISRQVSSPESQEQEVNVIIPCFNIPEKVEIAYHPREPVVICPPSPMPYTSDKAVPYRYAATIIENGKEVEIKTLASVTNIAANSRMTRSGRVFAPPVIPSRNVEKDPVVVVPVIREAERQTSNSTLDKETDELLKIIKLSDYKVVDQLLQTPSKISILSLLLNSAVHREALLKVLDQAFVEQDITAEQFNNVVGSITSCNGLGFCDEELPEEGKNHNFALHISANCQGDSLSNILIDTGSSLNVMPKSTLLKLKYKGGQMRHSGIIVKAFDGSRKTVIGEVDLPIGIGPHVFQITFQVMDIVPAYSCLLGRPWIHEAGAITSTLHQKLKFVKNGQIVTVNGEQAMLISHLSSFSVIEVDETAVQTPFQALTIDDYKKSEGSIASFKGAQQIVKTGPTEMWGKVIELPENVNHAGLGFVDGKQVQTSVVRPFKDIFYSGGFINMVAVEEDTLRGKTEDEGPRFVTPGTRSPPPLHLLPSDLQKLSRYQRVKEVIPAILAGLLVPIGLIDHIFRIYLLVEFGLFYFLAIERNLTLSPSL; translated from the coding sequence ATGCAACAAAGAGAAAAGGAGACATTCCGTGAATACGCGCAAAGGTGGCGCGAAATTGCAGCACAGGTTGTTCCATCtatggaagaaaaggagatgacgaAAGTGTTCTTAAAGACTCTTGATACTttttattacgagaggatgattgCAAGCGCTCCTACAGACTTTACTGACATGGTAAACATGGGAGTCCGTTTAGAGGAAGCAGTTCGAGAAGGGCGTCTAGTCAGAGAAGGAAGTTCATCTTCAAGCGGGGCAAAGAGGTACGGCGGTTTTATGAAAAAGAAGGAACAAGAAACTAATGCTGTATCCTATAATCATCCAAGAAGGATCAATTATCCTTACCATTCCCAACACCAACATATAGCAGTCGTGACTCCAGTAATCACTTCCGCTCCAGTTCAAGTCCAATACCCTCAGCAGCGTACCAACCGCTTCCAACAGAAtactcagtatcagcaacaacatcaacctcaacaacatcaacatcagtTACAACAACGTCCACCACAGCAACAAAGAAGAAccaattttgatccaattccgatgtcatatgcagaattgtatccagCTTTGATCACTAAAAACCTTGTGCAACCACGACCACGACCTCCTGTACCAGAAGTGCTACcttggtggtacaagccagaggTATCTTGTCCCTTTCATCAGAATGCTCCAGGTCATGACTTAGACAACTGTTTTGCTTTAAAGTTGGAAGTACAGAAGTTGACAAGAGCAGGTATCCTGACCTTCAAGAGCATGGGTCCCAATGTGAAGGACAATCCAATGCCAAGTCATGGTCCTTCATCAGTGAACAATATAGAAGTTTGTCTCAATGAACAACGTGTTACGCAGATAGAGGAGATTCGGCAGTCTTTGGTTGAAATTCATTCTGTTTTATGTGCTCATGGTCTATTCCAACATGACCACCAGATCTGTGGTACATGTTCAGTCAATTCAAGAGGTTGTAGAAAGATTCAAGATGATTTGCAAGGCGTCCTTGATCAGGGTTTGATTCAGATTTCTAGACAAGTGAGTTCTCCAGAATCACAAGAACAAGAGGTGAATGTCATCATTCCTTGCTTCAACATTCCAGAGAAAGTAGAGATAGCTTATCATCCGAGGGAGCCAGTGGTGATTTGCCCTCCGAGCCCAATGCCTTACACTTCAGATAAAGCGGTCCCCTACCGCTATGCAGCAACTATTATTGAGAACGGTAAAGAGGTCGAGATTAAAACCTTAGCCTCAGTTACCAATATCGCAGCAAATAGCCGAATGACGCGCAGTGGCCGCGTGTTTGCTCCACCGGTTATCCCAAGTAGAAATGTTGAGAAAGATCCAGTAGTCGTGGTACCAGTGATAAGAGAAGCAGAACGGCAAACAAGCAATTCAACCCTTGACAAAGAAACAGATGAACTACTCAAAATTATCAAGCTCAGTGACTACAAAGTGGTAGATCAGTTGCTacagacaccgtcaaaaatctcgaTCCTGTCCTTATTATTGAACTCAGCTGTCCACAGAGAAGCACTACTGAAGGTGCTTGATCAAGCCTTTGTAGAACAGGATATAACAGCAGAGCAGTTCAACAATGTTGTAGGCAGCATCACTTCGTGCAATGGCTTAggcttttgtgatgaagaactgCCAGAAGAAGGAAAGAATCACAACTTCGCTCTCCATATCTCAGCCAATTGTCAAGGGGATTCTTTGTCTAATATCCTAATTGACACCGGTTCATCTCTGAATGTCATGCCCAAGTCTACCTTGTTGAAGCTAAAGTACAAAGGGGGGCAAATGCGGCACAGTGGAATTATTGTGAAAGCGTTCGATGGATCAAGAAAAACAGTCATTGGAGAAGTTGATTTGCCTATTGGTATTGGACCACACGTattccagatcactttccaggttatggacataGTGCCAGCTTATAGCTGTCTGCTCGGACGcccatggattcacgaggcgggtGCCATTACATCCACGttacaccaaaagttaaagtttgtcaagaatgggcAAATAGTGACGGTTAATGGGGAGCAGGCTATGCTGATTAGCCACCTTTCATCGTTTAGTGTGATAGAAGTAGACGAGACGGCTGTTCAAACTCCATTTCAGGCCCTGACCATCGATGATTACAAGAAAAGTGAAGGTTCAATCGCGTCATTCAAAGGCGCCCAGCAGATTGTCAAGACAGGTCCTACAGAAATGTGGGGCAAGGTGATAGAGTTGCCAGAAAACGTTAACCATGCAGGATTAGGCTTTGTTGATGGAAAACAAGTGCAGACTTCAGTGGTGCGACCTTTCAAAGATATCTTTTACAGCGGTGGGTTTATCAACATGGTAGCAGTTGAGGAGGATACTTTGAGAGGAAAGACAGAAGACGAAGGCCCAAGATTTGTGACACCagga